Proteins from one Gibbsiella quercinecans genomic window:
- a CDS encoding DMT family transporter produces the protein MAVVKKSSIPNLFLTIRPQEAILIFITMIWGGTFLVVQHAMLVSGPFFFVGLRFGAAALALLLFSLKALRGLTWYELRAGVFIGIAIMCGYGLQSVGLQTISSSQSAFMTAMYVPIVPLLQWLVLGRFPGIMAWLGILLAFTGLILLAGPDGTSISLSFGEIATLVSALAVAAEIILIGAFAGKVNIKRVTIVQLATASLLSFLMMAPAGERLPAYSNYLLYSSVGLGIATALIQLTMNWAQRSVSPTRATVIYAGEPVWAGIVGRIAGERLPGVALLGGVLIVLGVIVSELRLRRKAKKAIVAE, from the coding sequence GTGGCGGTGGTAAAAAAATCCTCTATTCCAAACCTGTTTCTGACTATCCGGCCTCAAGAAGCGATACTGATCTTCATTACGATGATCTGGGGCGGGACTTTTCTGGTGGTCCAGCATGCCATGCTGGTGAGCGGCCCCTTCTTTTTTGTCGGTCTGCGCTTCGGCGCCGCGGCCCTGGCGTTGCTTTTGTTCTCGCTAAAGGCGCTGCGTGGGCTGACGTGGTATGAGCTGCGGGCCGGCGTGTTTATCGGCATTGCCATCATGTGCGGCTACGGCCTGCAAAGCGTGGGCTTGCAAACCATCAGCAGCAGCCAGTCGGCCTTTATGACGGCGATGTACGTGCCTATCGTCCCGCTGTTGCAGTGGCTGGTGCTCGGCCGCTTCCCCGGCATTATGGCGTGGCTGGGGATCCTGTTGGCGTTTACCGGGCTAATCTTGTTGGCCGGGCCGGATGGCACTTCGATTTCTCTGAGCTTTGGCGAAATAGCCACCTTGGTCAGTGCGCTGGCGGTGGCGGCGGAAATTATCCTGATCGGCGCCTTTGCCGGCAAGGTTAACATCAAGCGGGTCACCATTGTGCAACTGGCCACCGCGTCGTTGCTGTCATTCTTGATGATGGCTCCCGCCGGTGAGCGCCTGCCAGCGTATTCCAACTATCTGCTGTATAGCTCGGTGGGCTTGGGCATCGCTACTGCGCTTATTCAGTTGACCATGAACTGGGCGCAGCGCAGCGTTTCGCCAACGCGCGCCACGGTGATTTATGCTGGCGAACCGGTATGGGCGGGGATCGTCGGCCGTATTGCCGGTGAACGCCTGCCGGGCGTGGCGTTGCTGGGCGGCGTGCTGATTGTGCTGGGGGTGATCGTCAGCGAATTGCGCCTGCGCCGCAAGGCCAAAAAGGCGATTGTGGCGGAGTAG
- the rutG gene encoding pyrimidine utilization transport protein G, giving the protein MANTWFPTWRIKQGNLDGTVVAPDERLPLGPTLVMGLQHAVAMFGATVLMPLLMGFDANLAILMSGVGTLLFFLIVGGRVPSYLGSSAAFVGLVIALTGYSGQGANPNIALALGGIIACGLLYTVIGFIVMSVGTRWIERLMPPVVTGAVVMAIGLNLAPIAVRSVSASSFDSWMAVVTILCIGSVAVFTRGLMQRLLILVGLIVAYLLYVVVTNGLGIGKPIDYTALSQAAWFGLPTFTAPAFDAHAMLLLAPVAVILVAENLGHVKAVAGMTGQNLDPYIGRAFVGDGLATMLSGSVGGTGVTTYAENIGVMAVTKIYSTLVFVAAAIVAIVLGFSPKFGALIHTIPGPVLGGASVVVFGLIAVAGARIWVQNKVDLSDNGNLIMVAVTLVLGAGDFALSIGGFTMGGIGTATFGAILLNALLRNRKILPLADGSTR; this is encoded by the coding sequence ATGGCGAATACCTGGTTCCCCACATGGCGTATCAAGCAAGGTAATCTCGATGGCACGGTGGTCGCACCTGACGAACGGCTGCCGCTCGGCCCCACGCTGGTAATGGGGCTACAGCATGCCGTCGCGATGTTTGGCGCCACGGTACTGATGCCATTGCTGATGGGCTTCGATGCCAACCTCGCAATCCTGATGTCGGGTGTCGGCACCCTGCTGTTCTTCCTGATCGTCGGTGGCCGGGTGCCCAGCTATTTGGGCTCCAGCGCGGCGTTTGTCGGGCTGGTCATCGCACTTACCGGCTACAGCGGCCAGGGCGCCAACCCCAATATCGCACTGGCGTTGGGGGGTATTATCGCCTGCGGCCTGCTTTATACCGTGATTGGCTTTATTGTCATGAGCGTTGGAACGCGCTGGATTGAGCGCCTGATGCCGCCGGTCGTCACTGGCGCAGTGGTGATGGCGATTGGCCTTAACCTGGCGCCAATCGCCGTGCGCAGCGTCTCCGCGTCAAGCTTTGACAGTTGGATGGCGGTCGTCACCATCCTGTGCATTGGTTCAGTGGCGGTTTTTACCCGCGGATTGATGCAGCGGCTGCTGATTTTGGTTGGGCTGATCGTCGCCTACCTGCTGTATGTCGTCGTCACTAATGGTTTGGGGATTGGTAAACCCATTGATTACACTGCGCTAAGTCAGGCGGCCTGGTTTGGCCTGCCAACCTTTACCGCACCAGCATTTGACGCCCACGCCATGCTGTTGCTGGCCCCTGTCGCCGTGATTTTAGTGGCGGAGAACCTTGGCCATGTTAAAGCCGTCGCCGGTATGACGGGGCAAAACCTGGATCCCTACATCGGCCGGGCCTTCGTGGGCGACGGGTTGGCGACCATGCTGTCGGGCTCGGTCGGCGGCACCGGCGTCACCACCTATGCGGAAAATATCGGCGTGATGGCGGTCACCAAAATCTATTCCACGCTGGTGTTCGTCGCTGCAGCGATCGTGGCTATCGTGCTCGGCTTCTCGCCCAAATTTGGCGCATTGATCCACACCATCCCCGGCCCAGTGTTAGGCGGCGCCTCCGTGGTGGTCTTCGGGCTGATCGCTGTTGCGGGCGCCCGCATCTGGGTGCAAAACAAAGTGGATTTAAGCGATAACGGCAACCTGATTATGGTGGCAGTCACGCTGGTGCTGGGCGCTGGCGACTTTGCGCTGAGTATCGGCGGGTTCACCATGGGTGGGATCGGCACCGCGACCTTCGGCGCCATTCTGCTCAATGCGCTGTTGCGCAACCGCAAAATATTGCCGTTGGCCGATGGTTCAACACGTTAA
- the rutF gene encoding NADH-dependent FMN reductase RutF — protein sequence MQSTALFTTAALPPCVEKQDFRDTMARLGSAVNIITTDGPAGRAGFTASAVCSVTDTPPTLLVCLNRSASVYSVFQQNQRLCVNTLAAEHQSLSNLFGGKTPMDMRFSAARWATLATGSPILLGALVSFDCQITQTVSVGTHDVLFCQVVDVVRNDEGHGLAYFDRRYHALKAPV from the coding sequence ATGCAGTCAACGGCCCTTTTCACTACGGCGGCGCTGCCGCCCTGTGTGGAAAAACAGGATTTCCGCGATACCATGGCGCGCCTTGGCTCAGCGGTCAATATCATTACTACCGACGGCCCGGCGGGGCGCGCCGGGTTTACCGCATCGGCCGTTTGTAGCGTGACGGATACGCCGCCAACGCTGCTGGTGTGCCTGAACCGTTCGGCCTCGGTATATTCCGTGTTCCAGCAAAACCAACGGCTGTGCGTCAATACGCTGGCGGCGGAACATCAGTCGCTGTCCAACCTGTTTGGCGGCAAAACGCCGATGGATATGCGTTTTTCAGCCGCACGTTGGGCAACCCTGGCGACCGGCTCACCGATCCTGCTCGGCGCGCTGGTCTCCTTCGATTGCCAAATAACCCAAACGGTCAGCGTCGGCACTCACGACGTGCTGTTCTGCCAGGTCGTTGATGTGGTGCGCAATGACGAAGGGCATGGGCTGGCCTATTTCGATCGCCGTTATCACGCGCTGAAGGCTCCCGTTTAG
- the rutD gene encoding pyrimidine utilization protein D, protein MYFEILGKDTPLAQTVVLSAGLGGSGSFWQPQLAALGEHFRVIIYDHQGTGRSQGTVPEGYSIADMAEEVAQLLHAIGIESYYFVGHALGGMIGLQLALTYPQRVAKLVVVNGWPALDSQTLRCFNVRQDLLLNSGVAAYVRAQPLFLFPADWLSAHEQQLAAEQAHQTAHFQGTETLLRRLHALMAVDFRPHLASITTPTLALCSRDDLLVPYRCSHQLAEELPQGELAQMPYGGHAMSVTDSENFNQILLGWLLKTHMQPLPQQPTLRPEQVR, encoded by the coding sequence ATGTATTTTGAGATCCTGGGGAAAGATACCCCGCTGGCGCAAACGGTGGTGCTTTCCGCCGGCCTGGGCGGCAGCGGCAGCTTCTGGCAGCCGCAGCTCGCCGCGCTCGGCGAGCATTTCCGGGTGATCATTTACGATCATCAGGGCACCGGGCGCAGCCAGGGCACAGTGCCGGAAGGCTACAGCATCGCCGACATGGCGGAAGAAGTGGCGCAGTTGCTGCATGCGATCGGCATCGAAAGCTATTATTTCGTCGGCCACGCGTTAGGCGGGATGATCGGCCTGCAACTGGCGCTCACCTACCCACAGCGGGTGGCGAAACTGGTAGTGGTAAATGGCTGGCCGGCGCTGGACAGCCAAACCCTGCGCTGTTTTAACGTCCGGCAGGATCTGCTGCTTAACAGCGGCGTAGCTGCCTATGTGCGCGCCCAGCCGCTGTTCCTGTTCCCGGCCGATTGGCTTTCCGCTCATGAGCAACAGTTAGCCGCAGAGCAAGCGCATCAGACCGCGCATTTTCAGGGAACGGAAACCCTGCTGCGCCGCCTGCACGCGCTGATGGCCGTGGATTTCCGCCCGCACCTGGCCAGTATCACCACACCAACCCTGGCGCTGTGTTCCCGCGACGATCTCTTGGTGCCCTACCGCTGCTCACACCAGTTGGCGGAAGAGCTGCCCCAGGGCGAGTTGGCGCAGATGCCCTATGGCGGCCACGCCATGAGCGTAACCGACAGCGAAAACTTTAACCAGATTCTGCTGGGCTGGCTGTTGAAGACACACATGCAGCCCTTACCACAGCAACCCACGCTGCGGCCCGAACAGGTACGGTAA
- the rutC gene encoding pyrimidine utilization protein C — protein MPKTIITPAGTGKPLAPFVPGTLADGVLYVSGTLAFDKDNNVVHVGDAAAQTRHVLETIKSVVEAAGGTMDDVTFNSIFLTDWQNYAAINQVYAEFFPGDKPARYCIQCGLVKPDALIEIASIAHIGR, from the coding sequence ATGCCAAAAACCATCATTACCCCAGCAGGCACCGGCAAACCACTGGCGCCTTTCGTACCCGGCACCCTGGCCGACGGCGTGCTGTATGTCTCCGGCACGTTGGCTTTCGATAAAGACAATAACGTGGTGCATGTGGGCGATGCTGCGGCGCAAACCCGGCACGTGCTGGAAACCATTAAAAGCGTGGTGGAAGCCGCCGGGGGCACGATGGACGACGTCACCTTCAATTCGATCTTTCTTACCGACTGGCAAAACTATGCGGCGATCAACCAGGTGTACGCCGAATTCTTCCCCGGCGACAAACCGGCGCGTTACTGCATCCAGTGCGGGCTGGTAAAACCAGACGCACTGATCGAAATCGCCAGCATCGCCCATATCGGCCGTTAA
- the rutB gene encoding pyrimidine utilization protein B: MKVVETHTVVRRQAPEAGKTVTLPARPEAIAFAPQETALIVVDMQNAYASQGGYLDLAGFDVSATAPVIANIKRAIAAARAAGIKVIFFQNGWDKHYVEAGGQGSPNWHKSNALKTMRKRPELMGKLLAKGDWDYDLVDELQPLPGDIVIPKPRYSGFFNTQLDSLLRSYGIHHLVFTGIATNVCVESTLRDGFFLEYFGVVLEDATHQAGPAFAQQAALYNIETFFGWVSDVDSFCQTVAAPLSRTA, encoded by the coding sequence ATGAAAGTTGTTGAAACTCATACCGTGGTGCGCCGCCAGGCGCCGGAAGCCGGGAAAACCGTTACCTTGCCGGCACGCCCAGAGGCGATTGCCTTTGCGCCACAGGAAACCGCGCTGATCGTCGTTGACATGCAAAATGCCTATGCCTCGCAGGGCGGCTATCTCGATTTGGCCGGGTTTGATGTCTCGGCCACCGCACCGGTGATCGCTAATATCAAACGCGCCATTGCCGCTGCCCGCGCCGCCGGCATAAAAGTGATCTTTTTCCAAAACGGCTGGGATAAACACTATGTGGAAGCCGGTGGCCAAGGCTCGCCCAATTGGCACAAATCCAATGCCCTAAAAACCATGCGTAAGCGCCCTGAACTGATGGGCAAACTGCTGGCCAAGGGCGACTGGGATTACGATCTGGTGGATGAACTGCAGCCGCTGCCCGGCGACATCGTCATCCCCAAACCGCGCTACAGCGGCTTCTTCAATACCCAGCTCGACAGCTTGCTGCGCTCCTACGGCATTCACCACCTGGTGTTCACCGGCATCGCTACCAACGTCTGCGTGGAATCCACGCTGCGAGACGGCTTTTTCCTTGAGTATTTCGGCGTGGTGTTGGAAGACGCCACCCACCAGGCCGGCCCGGCGTTTGCCCAGCAGGCGGCGCTCTACAACATCGAGACATTCTTTGGTTGGGTATCAGACGTAGACAGTTTTTGCCAGACCGTTGCAGCACCGCTCAGCCGTACGGCGTGA
- the rutA gene encoding pyrimidine utilization protein A: MKIGVFIPIGNNGWLISSNAPQYKPTFELNKTIVQKAEHYNFDFALSMIKLRGFGGKTEFWDHNLESFTLMAGLAAVTSRIKIYATAATLTMPPAIVARMASTIDSISNGRFGLNVVTGWQKPEYEQMGMWPGDDYFGRRYDYLAEYVHVLRDLWGTGKSDFKGEFFQMNDCRVSPQPQSGIKVICAGQSDAGMAFSAKYADYNFCFGKGINTPTAFAPTAARLKKAADAEGRNVACYVLFMIIADETDEAARAKWESYKAGADTEALAWLTEQSGKDTTSGADTNVRQMADPTSAVNINMGTLVGSYANVARMMDEIATVPGTEGVLLTFDDFIKGVEDFGERIQPLMKSRADVVSPNREVA, translated from the coding sequence ATGAAAATTGGTGTATTCATCCCGATCGGCAACAATGGCTGGCTGATTTCCAGTAACGCGCCACAGTACAAACCCACGTTTGAACTGAATAAAACCATCGTACAGAAGGCGGAGCACTACAACTTCGACTTCGCGCTTTCCATGATCAAACTGCGTGGCTTCGGCGGTAAAACCGAATTCTGGGACCATAACCTGGAATCATTCACCTTGATGGCCGGGCTGGCCGCCGTGACTTCACGCATTAAAATTTATGCCACCGCGGCGACGCTAACCATGCCGCCGGCCATCGTGGCACGCATGGCTTCCACCATCGATTCCATTTCAAATGGGCGCTTTGGCCTGAATGTGGTGACCGGCTGGCAAAAGCCCGAATATGAGCAGATGGGCATGTGGCCCGGCGATGACTACTTCGGCCGCCGCTACGACTATCTGGCCGAATATGTCCACGTGCTGCGCGATCTGTGGGGAACCGGCAAGTCAGACTTCAAGGGCGAATTCTTCCAGATGAACGACTGCCGCGTTAGCCCGCAGCCACAATCCGGCATCAAAGTGATCTGCGCCGGGCAAAGCGACGCCGGCATGGCGTTCTCGGCTAAATACGCCGACTACAACTTCTGTTTTGGCAAAGGCATCAACACCCCTACCGCCTTTGCGCCTACCGCCGCACGCCTGAAAAAGGCCGCGGATGCCGAAGGCCGCAACGTGGCCTGCTACGTGCTGTTTATGATTATCGCCGATGAAACAGACGAAGCTGCGCGCGCCAAATGGGAAAGCTACAAGGCCGGCGCCGATACCGAAGCGCTGGCCTGGCTGACCGAGCAAAGCGGTAAAGACACCACCTCCGGCGCCGACACCAACGTTCGCCAAATGGCCGATCCCACCTCTGCCGTGAATATCAATATGGGTACGCTGGTGGGCTCTTACGCCAACGTTGCGCGCATGATGGATGAAATCGCCACCGTTCCCGGCACCGAAGGCGTGCTGTTGACCTTCGACGACTTTATCAAAGGGGTCGAGGACTTCGGCGAACGCATCCAACCGCTGATGAAAAGCCGCGCCGATGTCGTTTCCCCCAACCGCGAGGTCGCCTGA
- the rutR gene encoding HTH-type transcriptional regulator RutR — protein sequence MKQQSVKPATRRSRAVAAKRSTIMDAALEFFSLYGIHGTSLDQVAERADVSKTNLLYYFPSKEDLYVAVLTGILDVWLAPLKALRPDQEPLQAIREYIRLKLEVSRHHPQASRLFCLEMIQGAPLLKEQLKGGLKTLVDEKSAMIERWIAQGHLAPVEPHHLIFMLWATTQHYADFWVQVEAVSGKSLQDDDFFQQTVENVQQVIINGIMPRHQGK from the coding sequence GTGAAGCAACAATCGGTAAAGCCGGCGACGCGCCGCTCGCGCGCGGTAGCCGCCAAACGCAGTACCATTATGGATGCCGCACTGGAGTTTTTTTCCCTGTACGGTATTCATGGCACCAGTCTTGATCAGGTGGCGGAGCGGGCGGACGTTTCCAAAACCAACCTGCTGTACTATTTCCCGTCCAAAGAAGATCTGTATGTTGCCGTGCTGACAGGTATCCTTGATGTGTGGTTGGCGCCGTTGAAAGCGCTGCGCCCCGATCAAGAGCCGCTGCAGGCGATCCGTGAATATATCCGGCTGAAGCTGGAGGTCTCACGCCATCATCCGCAGGCATCGCGCCTGTTCTGCCTCGAAATGATCCAAGGGGCGCCGTTGCTAAAGGAACAGCTGAAGGGGGGATTGAAAACCCTGGTGGATGAGAAATCCGCCATGATTGAGCGCTGGATCGCGCAGGGGCACCTGGCGCCGGTGGAGCCGCATCATCTGATTTTCATGCTGTGGGCCACCACCCAGCATTATGCGGATTTCTGGGTGCAGGTCGAGGCGGTGTCCGGTAAAAGTTTACAGGACGATGATTTTTTCCAGCAGACGGTCGAAAATGTGCAGCAGGTGATCATCAACGGCATCATGCCGCGCCATCAGGGAAAGTAG
- the cycA gene encoding D-serine/D-alanine/glycine transporter yields MVDQSKITTDAATASEDNLRRNLSNRHIQLIAIGGAIGTGLFMGSGKTISLAGPSIIFVYMIIGFMLFFVMRAMGEILLSNLQYKSFSDFAADLLGPWAGFFTGWTYWFCWVVTGIADVVAITAYAQFWFPGLSQWISSLLCVLLLLGLNLATVKMFGEMEFWFAMIKIVAIIALIVAGLAMIAMHFQSPTGTTASFSHLWDNGGMFPKGISGFFAGFQIAVFAFVGIELVGTTAAETKDPENVLPRAINSIPLRIIMFYVFSLIIIMSVTPWSSVVADKSPFVELFVLIGLPAAASVINFVVLTSAASSANSGVFSTSRMLYGLAQEGDAPKSFANLSKRAVPANGLTFSCICLLGGVVLIYLIPNVVTVFTLVTTVSAILFMFVWSIILCSYLVYRKKRPQLHQKSRYKMPAGKLMCWVCLAFFAFVLCLLTLQNDTRQALMVTPLWFVILGVGYLLVRNKKAA; encoded by the coding sequence ATGGTAGATCAATCTAAAATAACCACCGATGCAGCCACCGCATCAGAAGATAATCTCCGAAGAAACCTATCTAACCGGCATATTCAACTGATCGCTATCGGCGGCGCCATCGGGACTGGGTTGTTTATGGGATCGGGCAAGACCATCAGCCTTGCCGGGCCATCCATCATTTTCGTATATATGATCATCGGCTTTATGCTGTTCTTTGTGATGCGGGCGATGGGCGAGATTTTACTTTCCAACCTGCAATACAAATCCTTCAGCGATTTTGCCGCCGACCTGCTCGGCCCCTGGGCCGGCTTCTTCACAGGCTGGACCTACTGGTTCTGCTGGGTTGTCACCGGCATTGCCGATGTCGTGGCGATCACGGCCTATGCCCAGTTCTGGTTCCCGGGGCTTTCGCAATGGATCTCTTCGCTGCTGTGCGTGCTGTTGCTACTTGGCCTTAACCTGGCAACGGTGAAAATGTTCGGTGAAATGGAGTTTTGGTTTGCCATGATAAAAATCGTGGCCATCATCGCCCTGATCGTCGCCGGCCTGGCTATGATCGCCATGCATTTTCAATCGCCTACCGGCACTACCGCGTCGTTCTCGCACCTGTGGGATAATGGCGGCATGTTCCCGAAAGGGATCAGCGGTTTCTTTGCCGGCTTCCAGATTGCGGTGTTTGCATTCGTTGGCATTGAGCTGGTCGGTACCACGGCGGCTGAAACCAAGGATCCCGAGAACGTACTGCCACGCGCGATTAACTCGATCCCGCTACGCATCATTATGTTCTATGTGTTCTCGCTGATTATTATTATGTCAGTGACGCCATGGAGTTCCGTCGTTGCCGATAAGAGCCCGTTTGTCGAACTGTTCGTCTTAATCGGCCTGCCTGCCGCCGCCAGCGTGATCAATTTCGTGGTGCTGACCTCTGCGGCCTCTTCCGCCAACAGCGGCGTGTTCTCCACCAGCCGCATGCTGTACGGTCTGGCACAGGAAGGCGATGCGCCAAAATCTTTCGCCAATCTGTCTAAACGCGCTGTGCCGGCCAACGGCCTGACCTTCTCCTGCATCTGTCTGCTGGGTGGCGTCGTGCTGATTTACCTGATCCCCAATGTCGTGACGGTGTTTACGCTGGTCACCACGGTATCGGCCATTCTGTTTATGTTCGTGTGGAGCATTATCCTGTGCTCTTACCTGGTTTATCGTAAGAAACGGCCACAGCTGCACCAGAAATCGCGCTATAAAATGCCAGCGGGTAAACTGATGTGCTGGGTTTGCCTCGCGTTCTTTGCATTCGTGCTGTGCCTGCTGACGCTGCAGAATGATACCCGCCAGGCGCTGATGGTTACCCCGCTGTGGTTTGTCATCCTGGGCGTGGGGTATCTGCTGGTCCGCAACAAAAAAGCGGCCTAA
- a CDS encoding universal stress protein, giving the protein MYKTILVPVDIEEDFLTEHALKHVEYLAKLSNAKVHFCHVLPDASAFVTAYSFGIKEFENQAEVKAADKLKKIMSEIDLPLDRLSYTISFGSPRDEVIELAEEIEADLIVIGSRRPNVKTYLLGSNAAAIVRHAKTSVMVIR; this is encoded by the coding sequence ATGTACAAGACCATTTTAGTGCCGGTAGATATTGAAGAGGACTTTTTGACCGAGCATGCCCTAAAGCATGTGGAGTATCTGGCTAAGCTGTCGAATGCAAAGGTGCATTTCTGTCACGTGCTGCCGGATGCGTCGGCGTTTGTTACCGCGTATTCTTTTGGCATCAAGGAGTTTGAGAACCAGGCGGAAGTGAAAGCCGCCGACAAATTGAAAAAGATCATGTCGGAAATTGATCTGCCTTTGGATCGCCTGTCCTACACCATCAGCTTTGGCTCACCGCGCGATGAGGTGATTGAGTTGGCAGAAGAAATCGAAGCCGATCTGATCGTGATTGGCTCACGCAGGCCAAATGTAAAAACCTACCTGCTTGGCTCTAATGCTGCGGCCATTGTGCGCCATGCCAAGACCTCGGTAATGGTCATCCGCTAA
- a CDS encoding GlpM family protein: MGIVIKALIGALVVVLIGLLSKTRNYYIAGLVPLFPTFALIAHYIVGSERSVEALRTTIVFGIWAVLPYLVYLISLYFFITSMRLPLALGAAVGCWVVAAWLLITAWGLWQGR, from the coding sequence ATGGGTATTGTTATTAAAGCGCTGATTGGCGCACTGGTTGTCGTTCTGATTGGGCTGCTGTCCAAAACCCGCAATTACTACATTGCCGGCCTGGTGCCGCTCTTCCCTACGTTTGCATTGATTGCGCACTACATCGTCGGCAGCGAACGCTCTGTCGAAGCGTTGCGAACCACCATCGTGTTCGGCATCTGGGCGGTACTGCCTTATCTGGTCTATCTGATCTCGTTGTACTTCTTCATTACCAGTATGCGTTTGCCACTGGCTCTGGGTGCCGCGGTGGGATGCTGGGTTGTAGCAGCCTGGTTGCTGATAACGGCCTGGGGCCTATGGCAGGGGCGTTAA
- a CDS encoding DUF2594 family protein, whose amino-acid sequence MSNVDFTTSADPEALAAEVACLKATLTLILKSIGQADAGKVIVNLERFITQLEDPAQAEIFKNSVLQIKHAYRQ is encoded by the coding sequence ATGAGTAACGTTGATTTCACTACATCAGCCGATCCAGAAGCCCTGGCTGCCGAAGTCGCATGCCTGAAAGCCACGCTGACCTTAATCCTGAAGTCGATTGGCCAGGCCGATGCGGGGAAGGTTATTGTTAATCTGGAGCGCTTCATCACGCAGCTTGAAGATCCTGCACAGGCGGAAATATTCAAAAACAGCGTACTGCAAATCAAACACGCCTACCGCCAGTAG
- the uvrY gene encoding UvrY/SirA/GacA family response regulator transcription factor, which produces MISVLLVDDHELVRAGIRRILEDIKGIKVAGEAQCGEDAVKWCRANTADIILMDMNMPGIGGLEATRKIVRYAPDTKVIMLTIHTENPLPAKVMQAGAAGYLSKGAAPQEVVNAIRMVHSGQRYIASDIAQQMALSQLEPQTETPFDCLSDRELQIMLMITKGKKVNEISEQLNLSPKTVNSYRYRMFSKLNISGDVELTHLAIRHGMFNAETLLSSD; this is translated from the coding sequence TTGATTAGCGTTCTTCTTGTTGATGACCACGAACTGGTGCGCGCAGGGATACGACGCATTCTTGAAGATATCAAAGGCATAAAGGTTGCCGGTGAGGCTCAATGCGGCGAAGACGCCGTAAAATGGTGCCGGGCAAATACCGCAGATATCATCTTGATGGATATGAATATGCCTGGTATCGGCGGGCTGGAAGCCACCCGCAAAATTGTGCGTTATGCGCCTGATACCAAGGTCATTATGTTGACTATCCACACTGAGAATCCCTTGCCGGCCAAGGTGATGCAGGCTGGGGCTGCGGGTTACCTAAGCAAAGGCGCTGCGCCACAGGAAGTGGTCAATGCCATTCGTATGGTGCATTCGGGGCAACGTTATATTGCCTCCGATATCGCTCAACAGATGGCGTTAAGCCAGCTTGAGCCGCAAACGGAAACCCCGTTCGACTGCCTGTCTGACCGTGAACTGCAGATCATGTTGATGATCACTAAAGGGAAGAAGGTGAACGAGATTTCTGAGCAGTTGAACCTTAGCCCAAAGACGGTCAACAGCTATCGCTATCGTATGTTTAGCAAGCTGAACATCAGTGGTGATGTCGAACTGACCCATCTGGCGATCCGCCACGGCATGTTCAACGCGGAGACGTTGCTAAGCAGTGACTGA